One window of Pyrus communis chromosome 12, drPyrComm1.1, whole genome shotgun sequence genomic DNA carries:
- the LOC137711169 gene encoding isochorismate synthase 2, chloroplastic-like, translating to MAAAQAAAAARPCFMDPEAAAKCSITVSSRQTIHFSHHRSQLRTLSMNGCQGDSHLPLGTVETRSFPAVPSPSLALDRLSSAISELKSNPPPSSSGIIRLQVPIQQQIQAIDWLYAQDQFLPRCFFSGRCQTSHFSDLSIDYTNGNDQNQSKHKLVSVAGVGSAVFFQDVHPFSYRHWKSLKRFLSTECPLIRAYGAIRFDARANISSEWEAFGYFYFMVPQVEFDELEEGSMLATTIAWDNALSWNVGHAIDALKATMHQISSIVLKLRRQVPSTLMLRNNNIPCKTYWDLAVNRALQKIRSNSALIKVVLARSSRVITATDIYPIAWLACLQVEGENAYQFCLQPPNAPAFIGNTPEQLFHRKWLGITSEALAGTRARGESMPEDLEIELELLSSPKDHLEFTIVRESIQRKLENVCDSVQVEPKKAIRKFPRVQHLYAKLAGRLRSEDDEFDVLSSLHPSPAVCGFPTEEARLLIAETEVFDRGMYAGPVGWFGGGESEFAVGIRSALVEKGLGAMIYAGTGVVEGSNASLEWDELELKISQFTKLLKLEVPLEIKS from the exons ATGGCCGCTGCTCAAGCAGCTGCAGCTGCTCGGCCATGTTTCATGGATCCCGAAGCAGCCGCCAAATGCAGCATCACAGTTTCCAGCAGGCAAACCATTCATTTCTCGCACCAT AGGTCTCAGTTGCGTACACTTTCCATGAATGGTTGCCAAGGAGACTCTCACCTCCCTTTAGGCACCGTTGAAACGCGCTCGTTTCCGGCGGTTCCATCACCTTCATTGGCTCTGGACCGGCTCAGCTCCGCCATTTCGGAACTGAAATCAAACCCGCCTCCGTCTTCCTCCGGAATTATACGTCTCCAG GTGCCAATCCAGCAGCAAATTCAAGCAATCGACTGGCTTTACGCCCAAGACCAATTCCTTCCACGCTGTTTCTTCTCCGGCAGATGCCAAACTAGTCATTTTTCTGATCTTTCCATTGATTACACCAATGGAAATGACCAGAATCAATCAAAACACAAGTTGGTCAGCGTTGCCGGAGTGGGGTCTGCAGTTTTCTTTCAGGATGTGCATCCCTTCTCGTACAGGCATTGGAAGTCCTTAAAGAG GTTCCTCTCTACAGAATGTCCACTTATTCGCGCTTATGGGGCAATCCGTTTCGATGCAAGAGCCAACATATCATCTGAATGGGAGGCATTTGGTTACTTTTATTTTATGGTTCCTCAG GTTGAGTTTGATGAGCTTGAAGAAGGTTCAATGCTAGCAACAACCATTGCGTGGGACAATGCGCTTTCGTGGAACGTAGGACATGCAATTGATGCACTTAAAGCTACGATGCATCAG ATATCTTCTATTGTTTTAAAGCTTCGAAGACAAGTTCCTTCGACACTAATGTTAAGGAATAATAACATCCCGTGCAAGACGTATTGGGATCTTGCTGTTAATAGAGCTTTGCAGAAAATAAGAAGCAACTCAGCACTTATTAAG GTGGTACTCGCGCGTAGCAGCAGAGTAATAACAGCTACTGATATTTATCCCATAGCATGGTTAGCGTGCTTacag GTTGAAGGTGAAAATGCTTATCAGTTTTGTCTTCAGCCGCCAAATGCACCAGCGTTTATTGGAAACACG CCAGAGCAACTGTTTCACAGAAAATGGCTAGGCATTACTAGCGAGGCTCTGGCTGGAACCCGAGCCAGAGGTGAATCGATGCCCGAAGATCTTGAAATAGAACTCGAGTTACTTTCCAG TCCGAAGGACCACCTTGAGTTTACCATTGTACGAGAAAGCATACAACGAAAACTGGAG AATGTATGTGACAGTGTCCAAGTTGAACCAAAGAAAGCAATCCGTAAATTCCCTCGAGTCCAACATTTATATGCTAAATTGGCTGGCAGGTTAAGAAGTGAAGATGATGAG TTTGACGTATTGTCTTCTCTTCACCCAAGTCCAGCAGTTTGTGGATTTCCAACAGAGGAGGCACGGCTTTTAATTGCGGAAACAG AAGTATTCGACCGAGGGATGTATGCTGGGCCGGTTGGTTGGTTTGGAGGAGGAGAGAGTGAGTTTGCGGTTGGCATTAGGTCAGCATTAGTGGAAAAG GGTCTCGGCGCGATGATCTATGCTGGAACCGGCGTTGTGGAAGGAAGTAATGCATCGTTGGAATGGGATGAACTCGAACTCAAGATTTCTCAG TTCACCAAGTTGCTTAAACTTGAAGTGCCTCTAGAGATAAAAAGCTGA
- the LOC137711300 gene encoding uncharacterized protein, translating to MDPQHQQWRHRPPIPGTLCPICSVSHFPFCPPHPPFNKNPIFPYDSGHPFQRPGFDPYMGTQSPFVGNLNNGFENPRPWQRTPNFDLDTYGKFPYREGLAAPPPPPPHGPPPGPLPYEYGGNAYVSEGDRNFKRPRVDGSGLKTEFNPNNASLSSDNDRRLKLIRDHGGAGSVSDSNTVSNSGMNRYAEESNDSRPVNESQHSHVNAPYYDHTNQLPQPYGIQQPSVRQSLGQQLPGVAQQGTTPNMYENGCYFSTPASGRFVSENAGHLRASRSFSGQPPLPTTPPPPLPMDPPSKSSSSLFPVSFGSSPMRSSAYPPYPEAHSPAQPYFHSKPFSHASTGYIMEQSHAAHQNSSKQYVGEGYPFPRKQSSLDKPKVIDASHLFKQPHRVSRPDHFVIILRGLPGSGKSYLAKMLRDLEVENGGDAPRVHSMDDYFMTEVEKVEEIDVSKSSSSARGKKGVVKKVMEYCYEPEMEEAYRSSMLKAFKKTLDEGVFTFIIVDDRNLRIADFAQFWAIAKSSGYEVYILEAPYKDPAGCAARNVHGFTQDDIQKMAGQWEEAPSLYLQLDAKSLFHGDDLKESDIQEVDMDTEDADNDGSPGLDERKPEKIIAPPAEDDAQNGPSNDGKSFDAEEDHPTEEVKELGRSKWSEILDDDDTEKADGVKGKFNALSGLIQAYRKEAKSVCWSDQVGYTGFSIAAAKKANVLSLVIGPGSGYNLKSNPLPEEENSTTHSSGESKKQKAFQEQLRAERQSFKAVFDRRRQRIGGLGLGEE from the exons ATGGACCCTCAGCACCAACAATGGCGGCATAGGCCTCCAATCCCAGGTACCCTCTGCCCTATTTGCTCAGTTTCTCACTTCCCCTTTTGCCCTCCGCATCCGCCCTTCAATAAAAACCCGATCTTCCCTTACGATTCGGGTCATCCCTTCCAAAGACCCGGTTTTGACCCTTATATGGGTACTCAGAGCCCATTCGTGGGTAATCTGAATAACGGGTTTGAAAATCCCAGGCCGTGGCAGAGAACCCCTAATTTTGACTTAGACACATATGGTAAATTTCCGTACAGAGAAGGTTTGGCGgcgccgccgccgccaccaccgCACGGTCCGCCACCAGGGCCGCTACCGTATGAATATGGTGGCAATGCGTACGTTAGTGAAGGTGATAGGAACTTTAAAAGGCCGAGGGTCGATGGTTCGGGTTTAAAGACGGAGTTTAACCCGAACAATGCGAGTCTTTCATCAGATAATGACCGCAGATTGAAGCTGATTCGTGATCACGGTGGGGCGGGATCAGTTTCTGATAGTAATACTGTCTCGAATAGCGGAATGAATAGGTATGCTGAAGAAAGTAATGATTCTAGGCCTGTGAATGAATCACAGCATTCCCATGTGAATGCACCATACTATGATCATACCAATCAGCTACCACAACCCTACGGAATTCAGCAGCCTTCTGTGAGACAGTCACTTGGGCAGCAACTGCCTGGAGTTGCTCAACAAGGCACCACTCCGAATATGTATGAAAACGGATGCTACTTTTCGACCCCTGCTAGTGGTAGATTTGTTTCTGAAAATGCAGGTCATCTGCGGGCTTCTCGATCATTCAGTGGGCAGCCTCCTCTTCCCACCACTCCACCACCTCCTCTTCCAATGGATCCGCCATCAAAATCGTCATCTTCATTGTTTCCAGTTTCCTTTGGGTCCTCACCAATGAGGTCTTCAGCCTATCCGCCATATCCTGAAGCCCACTCTCCGGCGCAGCCTTATTTTCATAGTAAGCCATTTTCACATGCTTCTACTGGCTATATTATGGAG CAATCTCATGCTGCCCATCAAAACTCGTCAAAGCAGTATGTAGGAGAGGGATATCCATTTCCACGAAAGCAGTCATCTTTGGATAAGCCAAAAGTTATTGATGCCTCACACTTATTTAAGCAGCCACATAGAGTCTCTCGTCCAGATCATTTTGTGATAATCCTACGAGGCCTTCCAG GTAGTGGAAAGAGCTACTTAGCAAAGATGTTGCGAGACTTAGAGGTTGAAAATGGTGGTGATGCTCCACGAGTCCATTCCATGGATGATTATTTTATGACAGAAGTagaaaag GTTGAGGAAATTGATGTTTCAAAATCTTCGAGTTCAGCTAGAGGCAAGAAGGGAGTGGTGAAGAAGGTGATGGAGTATTGTTATGAACCTGAAATGGAGGAG GCTTATCGGTCGAGTATGCTAAAGGCGTTTAAGAAGACCCTTGACGAGGGTGTTTTCACCTTCATAATTG TGGATGACCGCAATCTGCGGATAGCGGATTTTGCTCAGTTTTGGGCAATTGCAAAG aGTTCGGGGTATGAAGTTTATATACTAGAAGCTCCATATAAGGATCCTGCG gGTTGCGCAGCTAGGAATGTGCATGGCTTTACCCAAGATGACATACAGAAGATGGCTGGACAATGGGAGGAAGCTCCATCCCTATACTTGCAATTGGACGCCAAG TCATTATTCCATGGAGATGACTTGAAGGAAAGTGACATTCAAGAA GTGGACATGGATACAGAAGATGCTGATAATGATGGTTCACCAGGGTTGGACGAAAGAAAGCCTGAAAAGATCATAGCACCCCCTGCTGAAGATGATGCTCAAAATG GCCCTTCAAATGATGGGAAGAGCTTCGATGCTGAAGAAGACCATCCAACTGAGGAAGTGAAAGAACTAGGTAGGAGTAAATGGTCAGAGATATTAGATGATGATGATACTGAAAAAGCTGATGGTGTGAAGGGTAAGTTTAATGCTCTTTCTGGATTGATTCAAGCTTATCGCAAGGAAGCAAAATCTGTATGCTGGAGTGACCAG GTTGGCTATACTGGGTTTTCAATAGCAGCAGCAAAGAAGGCGAATGTCTTGTCTTTGGTGATTGGACCGGGTTCTGGATACAACTTG AAGTCCAACCCGTTACCCGAAGAAGAGAACTCTACTACCCATAGCAGCGGTGAATCGAAGAAGCAGAAAGCATTCCAAGAGCAACTTCGTGCAGAACGCCAATCTTTCAAAGCTGTTTTTGACAGGAGGCGGCAGCGGATTGGTGGACTTGGTTTGGGGGAAGAGTAG
- the LOC137710965 gene encoding protein QUIRKY yields MTVSFQVVQNHSPPQPSQQPPHQPQQPPPQQQQQPPPQQQQQPPPQPQPPSEPPQPPSVVRKLIVEVVDARDLLPKDGQGSSSPYVVADFDGQRKRTSTKFKSLNPVWNEPLEFIVSDPDHMPYEELEIEVLNDKRFGTSSGSARKNHFLGRVKLYGTQFSKRGDEGLVYFQLEKKSVFSWIRGEIGLRIYYYDEMVEESPPQPPPEDPPQEKPRSQPPGVVVVEEGRVSGAHGMPVENTIHHKGSHSPPVVVIEESPPPMVYVHSEPLVQEMSNHQHHQHEEVQFQPEVRKMEMNRVGLPGERVRIQRRPNGDYAPKVISGKFGAKGAAERIHPCGLVEPMQYLFIRIVKARGLAPNENPYVRVRTSAHVVRSKVAVHRQCEPTDSPEWNQVFALAHNRPESAGSELQISIHDSPSEQFLGGICFDMSEVPVRDPPDSPLAPQWWRLDSSAGDQHPGRVSGDIQLSVWFGTQADDAFPEAWSSDAPFVAHTRSKVYQSPKLWYLRTTVMEVQDLHIPANLPPLTAPEIRVKAQLGSQSARTRRGSMNNHCASFHWNEDLIFVAGEPLEDSLILLVEDRTNKDAVLLGHVQIPVSSIEQRIDDRYVASKWLPLECGGGGGGPCVSGGDGSYCGRIHLRLCLEGGYHVLDEAAHVCSDFRPTAKQLWKPPVGILELGILGARGLLPMKAKSGGKGSTDAYCVAKYGRKWVRTRTVMDSFDPRWNEQYTWQVYDPCTVLTIGVFDNWRMFAAAGEEKPDYSIGKVRIRISTMESNKVYTNSYPLLVLLRTGLKKMGEIELAVRFACPSLLPETCAVYGQPLLPRMHYLRPLGVAQQEALRGAATRMVAAWLARSEPPLGQEVVRYMLDADSHAWSMRKSKANWFRIVAVLAWVVGLAKWLDSIRRWRNPVTTVLVHVLYLVLVWYPDLIVPTGFLYVFLIGVWYYRFRPKSPAGMDIRLSQADSVDLDELDEEFDTNPSSRPSHIIRVRYDRLRMLAARVQTVLGDFATQGERAQALVSWRDPRATKLFIGVCLAITVVLYAVPPKMVAVALGFYYLRHPMFREPMPPASLNFFRRLPSLSDRLM; encoded by the coding sequence ATGACGGTGTCGTTTCAAGTCGTCCAAAACCATTCACCGCCACAACCATCCCAACAACCCCCACACCAACCCCAACAACCACCGCCGCAACAGCAGCAACAACCACCGccacaacagcagcagcaaccaCCGCCACAGCCTCAACCACCATCCGAACCGCCGCAGCCGCCAAGTGTCGTCAGGAAGCTAATCGTCGAAGTCGTCGACGCACGTGACCTGCTCCCCAAGGATGGCCAGGGCAGCTCCAGCCCCTACGTTGTCGCCGACTTCGACGGCCAGCGGAAGCGGACCTCCACCAAGTTCAAGTCGCTCAACCCTGTCTGGAACGAGCCTCTCGAGTTCATCGTCTCCGACCCTGACCACATGCCATACGAAGAGCTCGAGATCGAGGTGCTCAACGACAAGCGTTTTGGGACTTCCAGTGGCAGCGCCCGTAAAAACCACTTCCTCGGGAGGGTAAAGCTGTACGGCACACAATTTTCGAAGCGTGGCGATGAGGGACTGGTGTATTTCCAGCTGGAGAAGAAGAGCGTGTTCAGCTGGATAAGAGGCGAGATTGGGCTGAGGATTTATTACTACGACGAGATGGTTGAGGAATCGCCTCCGCAGCCGCCGCCAGAGGACCCTCCGCAGGAGAAGCCGAGATCTCAGCCTCCGGGGGTTGTAGTGGTCGAGGAGGGAAGGGTGTCTGGAGCCCATGGAATGCCGGTTGAGAACACAATCCACCACAAAGGCTCGCACTCGCCGCCGGTTGTGGTGATCGAGGAGTCGCCGCCGCCGATGGTTTATGTGCATTCTGAACCGCTGGTTCAGGAGATGTCGAATCACCAGCATCATCAGCATGAGGAGGTTCAATTTCAACCAGAGGTGAGGAAAATGGAGATGAACAGAGTCGGTTTGCCAGGTGAAAGAGTGAGAATCCAACGAAGGCCAAATGGAGACTACGCTCCGAAAGTGATTTCTGGAAAATTCGGTGCGAAGGGTGCGGCGGAGAGGATTCACCCCTGCGGTCTCGTGGAGCCGATGCAGTACTTGTTCATCAGAATCGTCAAGGCTCGAGGACTCGCTCCCAACGAGAATCCATACGTCAGGGTCCGTACGTCGGCCCACGTCGTGAGGTCGAAGGTGGCGGTTCACAGGCAGTGTGAGCCGACCGACTCGCCCGAGTGGAACCAGGTGTTCGCGCTCGCACACAACCGGCCTGAATCAGCGGGTTCCGAGTTGCAGATCTCCATTCACGACTCGCCGTCCGAGCAGTTCTTAGGCGGCATTTGCTTTGACATGAGTGAGGTGCCGGTTCGTGACCCGCCCGATAGTCCTCTGGCTCCGCAGTGGTGGCGTCTAGACAGTAGCGCCGGAGATCAGCACCCCGGTCGAGTCTCCGGCGATATCCAGCtatcggtttggttcgggaCCCAAGCGGATGACGCGTTCCCGGAAGCGTGGAGCTCCGACGCTCCATTCGTGGCTCACACGCGCTCCAAAGTTTACCAATCGCCGAAGCTCTGGTATCTGAGGACGACGGTTATGGAAGTTCAGGATCTTCACATACCGGCAAATTTGCCTCCATTGACAGCTCCAGAGATTCGCGTCAAAGCTCAGCTCGGCTCCCAATCGGCGCGAACCCGGCGCGGCTCCATGAATAACCACTGTGCGTCGTTTCACTGGAACGAGGACCTCATCTTCGTCGCCGGCGAGCCGCTTGAGGACTCGCTGATTCTACTCGTGGAGGACCGCACAAACAAGGACGCCGTGCTCCTCGGCCACGTCCAAATTCCGGTGAGCTCGATCGAGCAGCGAATCGACGATCGCTACGTGGCGTCCAAGTGGCTCCCACTGGAATGCGGGGGCGGCGGAGGTGGGCCCTGCGTCAGCGGCGGAGATGGGTCCTACTGCGGGAGAATCCATCTGCGCCTTTGCCTGGAGGGTGGATATCACGTGCTGGACGAAGCGGCGCACGTGTGCAGCGATTTCAGGCCGACGGCTAAGCAGCTTTGGAAGCCGCCTGTCGGCATTTTGGAGCTGGGGATTCTCGGCGCGCGCGGCTTGCTTCCGATGAAGGCGAAATCCGGCGGGAAAGGCTCCACGGACGCTTACTGTGTGGCCAAGTACGGGAGAAAGTGGGTGCGGACCCGAACCGTGATGGACAGCTTTGACCCGAGGTGGAACGAGCAGTACACGTGGCAGGTTTATGACCCTTGCACTGTCCTCACCATCGGAGTGTTCGACAACTGGCGTATGTTTGCTGCCGCGGGGGAGGAAAAGCCAGACTACAGTATAGGAAAAGTACGAATACGTATATCTACGATGGAGAGCAACAAGGTGTATACGAATTCGTACCCGTTGCTGGTGCTGCTGAGAACCGGGTTGAAGAAAATGGGCGAGATCGAGCTGGCGGTCCGGTTTGCCTGCCCGTCGTTGCTGCCCGAGACGTGCGCGGTGTACGGCCAGCCATTGCTTCCCAGAATGCACTACCTCCGCCCGCTCGGGGTGGCTCAACAAGAGGCGCTACGTGGCGCCGCAACTCGCATGGTGGCTGCGTGGCTGGCGAGGTCCGAGCCGCCGTTGGGGCAGGAGGTGGTTCGGTACATGTTGGATGCAGATTCGCATGCGTGGAGCATGAGGAAGAGCAAGGCCAATTGGTTTCGGATCGTGGCGGTTCTTGCGTGGGTTGTCGGGTTAGCGAAATGGTTGGATAGTATCCGGAGATGGAGAAACCCGGTTACGACGGTTTTGGTCCACGTGTTGTATTTGGTTCTTGTTTGGTACCCGGATTTGATCGTCCCAACCGGGTTTTTATACGTTTTCTTAATCGGAGTTTGGTATTACCGATTCAGGCCCAAGTCACCAGCTGGTATGGATATCCGGCTTTCGCAAGCGGATTCGGTCGACCTAGATGAGCTCGATGAGGAATTTGACACTAACCCAAGCTCAAGACCGTCCCATATCATCCGGGTCAGGTACGACCGGTTGCGAATGCTGGCGGCCCGGGTCCAAACCGTTTTGGGCGATTTTGCAACCCAAGGAGAGAGGGCCCAAGCATTGGTGAGTTGGAGGGACCCTAGAGCCACAAAATTGTTCATCGGAGTGTGCCTAGCAATCACTGTGGTTTTGTACGCGGTGCCACCAAAAATGGTTGCTGTGGCCTTGGGATTTTACTACCTGCGCCACCCCATGTTCCGAGAGCCAATGCCGCCGGCAAGCCTGAACTTCTTCCGACGGCTTCCGAGCTTGTCGGACCGGCTAATGTAG
- the LOC137710203 gene encoding inactive protein RESTRICTED TEV MOVEMENT 2-like, which translates to MADIRGSMRAMGERLLPSTPTPMREKIVPSSDWTEDSNGHYLLVDLPDFKKEEVRLGVNISAGHITISGERQVNGKKTEYFEQNFTLPPNSDVDKITGKFDGEILYVTVPTVATAVEEQRKEPETEYENVQGGAAAVTEPPQMEKNENVEGLRPKKEGEHGSNKVDGIKHGEIRKLLGEGNRHIFFSAEDIRKWEEEGGNIIRTAMEMLNKNKGIVMTAVVAFSLGMLVSRKFQSAGE; encoded by the exons ATGGCAGATATCAGAGGATCAATGAGAGCTATGGGAGAGAGATTACTGCCATCGACACCCACACCCATGCGCGAAAAGATTGTTCCTTCCTCAGACTGGACAGAAGACTCCAATGGCCATTACCTTCTCGTTGATCTTCCAG ATTTTAAAAAGGAGGAGGTCAGGCTTGGGGTGAATATCTCAGCTGGCCACATAACAATCAGCGGAGAAAGGCAAGTGAACGGAAAGAAAACCGAGTATTTTGAGCAGAATTTTACCCTTCCACCAAACTCAGATGTTGATAAGATCACCGGAAAATTTGACGGTGAGATTCTCTATGTCACTGTACCAACGGTGGCAACAGCGGTCGAAGAACAAAGGAAAGAACCTGAAACAGAGTATGAAAATGTCCAAGGCGGCGCCGCTGCTGTCACGGAACCTCCTCAAATGGAGAAGAATGAAAATGTGGAAGGCTTAAGACCCAAAAAAGAAGGAGAGCATGGCTCAAACAAAGTTGATGGCATAAAGCATGGAGAGATAAGAAAATTATTAGGAGAAGGAAATAGGCACATATTCTTTTCAGCGGAAGATATAAGGAAATGGGAGGAGGAAGGAGGGAATATTATAAGGACTGCAATGGAGATGTTGAACAAAAACAAAGGGATAGTTATGACTGCCGTGGTTGCATTTTCATTAGGGATGCTAGTTTCTCGTAAGTTCCAATCAGCCGGAGAATGA
- the LOC137711168 gene encoding pectate lyase-like: protein MAMEAAYKLNVFILCIFIVAITIPATVTANIAVFDEHWQGRAKEAKQAANKAYNKNPAEVTGSFNKEVHNTFDSMNNTRRNLKEKYKGPCLATNPIDCCWRCDPNWETNRKKLADCAQGFGHKTTGGKAGEIYVVTDNSDNDLVNPKPGTLRHAVIQTGPLWIIFAHDMKIKLSEELMVTSDKTIDARGANVHIQDGGQITLQFVKNVIIHNLHIHDNKAGNGGMIRDSVNHYGQRTRSDGDGISMYGASNVWIDHVSASNCEDGLIDAIQGSTAITISNCHFTNHNDVMLFGSSDSNSQDEVMQITLAFNHFGQGLTQRMPRCRWGFFHVVNNDYTHWLMYAIGGSQHPTIISQGNRFIAPLNEASKEVTKREYAAENVWKSWNWRSENDLMMNGAFFVESGSPIRNLPEADMIQAKPGTFVAKLTRFAGPLKCIKGKPC, encoded by the exons ATGGCAATGGAAGCTGCTTACAAGCtaaatgtgtttattttatgtatatttattGTTGCAATAACAATTCCGGCAACGGTGACAGCCAACATTGCGGTTTTCGATGAGCACTGGCAAGGTCGAGCTAAAGAGGCGAAGCAGGCCGCCAACAAAGCCTACAATAAAAATCCTGCAGAAGTCACTGGAAGTTTCAATAAGGAAGTCCACAA CACCTTCGATAGCATGAACAATACGCGAAGGAACTTAAAAGAGAAGTACAAGGGTCCATGCCTGGCTACAAACCCTATTGATTGTTGCTGGAGATGCGATCCAAACTGGGAAACAAATCGCAAGAAGCTGGCTGATTGCGCCCAAGGCTTTGGGCACAAGACGACAGGAGGCAAGGCTGGAGAAATATATGTGGTGACAGATAACTCCGACAATGACCTCGTGAACCCGAAACCAGGGACACTACGCCACGCTGTGATTCAAACTGGGCCACTCTGGATCATATTCGCTCACGACATGAAGATAAAGCTAAGCGAAGAGCTTATGGTGACGAGTGACAAGACGATTGACGCGCGAGGTGCTAATGTGCACATTCAAGACGGTGGCCAAATTACACTACAGTTTGTGAAGAATGTGATCATCCATAACCTCCACATTCACGATAACAAGGCTGGAAATGGTGGCATGATTAGGGACTCGGTGAATCACTATGGACAACGCACACGTAGTGATGGTGATGGTATATCAATGTATGGAGCCTCAAACGTTTGGATAGACCATGTCTCCGCGTCAAATTGCGAGGATGGACTCATTGATGCCATCCAGGGGTCTACAGCCATCACCATATCCAATTGTCACTTCACCAATCATAATGAT GTGATGTTATTTGGTTCAAGTGATAGCAACTCTCAGGATGAAGTGATGCAGATAACTCTTGCTTTCAACCATTTCGGTCAGGGGTTAACTCAGCGTATGCCAAGGTGCCGGTGGGGGTTTTTCCATGTTGTAAACAACGACTACACGCATTGGCTTATGTACGCTATTGGTGGCAGCCAACATCCTACCATAATTAGCCAGGGCAACCGCTTCATTGCTCCGTTAAATGAAGCGAGTAAAGAG GTGACTAAGAGGGAATATGCAGCAGAGAACGTGTGGAAATCGTGGAATTGGAGATCGGAGAACGATCTTATGATGAATGGAGCATTCTTTGTTGAATCTGGTAGCCCAATCAGGAATCTCCCAGAGGCGGATATGATCCAGGCAAAGCCTGGGACATTCGTGGCGAAGCTCACACGCTTTGCAGGTCCTCTTAAATGCATTAAAGGGAAGCCATGCTAG